A single Cyprinus carpio isolate SPL01 chromosome A20, ASM1834038v1, whole genome shotgun sequence DNA region contains:
- the LOC109080165 gene encoding mitogen-activated protein kinase-binding protein 1-like isoform X3, producing the protein MESFTIKSRIKSLLRSPSIKLRKSRSDRVKDSLSSKVTLEKVLGITTAGNSGLTCDPCSGTVAYPAGCVVVLLNPAKNTQQHLINSSRKSISTLSFSSDGRYLVTGESGHLAAVRVWDVSEGSLVSELLEHKYGVSCVAFSPNGKYIVSVGSQHDMSVNLWAWKKSALIAVNKVSSKVTAVSFSEDGNHFVTAGNRHVRFWYLDPSHANQACPVPLMGRSGLLGELQNNFFCDVACGRGLRSDSTFCVTASGLLCEFNGQRVLDRWVHLQTGSARSLAVTEDLIFCGCGNGTVRVFGASDLRFIATLPRPHPLGIQVSAATQHRHLFSRTPDTRYPDSVAVTFDPVNRWLSCVYNDHSLYVWDTRDLRGVGKVHSALYHSSCVWDLQMFPSKSDGSKPAFGSSDAFLTCSSDGSVRLWSSDGVPGGDVLSNDLLHIFYMEDSSAALLDVEGTAIGGSEKGEGSSGDGRSGIRTICISPDGTHLASGDRNGTLRIHDLTCMKELVKAEVHDSEILCLEYSKPPSGVNLLATASRDRLIHVLDAEEDYSLLQTLDEHLSSITSVRFAAAGDGTLRIISCGADKSVYIRTAHRTVRGAEFKRTHHVVRKATPNDMDVDPSCKYAAVGCQDRSIRVISISSGKQKRSFSGSQTGDGGLLKVQIDPSGLFVASSCSDKNINLIDFQTGESLATVFGHSENITALRFSSDCRRLLSSSADSCIFVWRLAPELTINMRERLSVIRRRDRASSVRNNPFRCSSVTGFTLHRSTSITSCPSESDREEDNEDMKTAEETGASDETHRKEASVDSSACAVACRPRRRWSCRVGSLELMVKSMLELRQLDSLSEAPVQSRSCAERLRDEDRGSTSSLQDWSLRRPRDSAWLVPVGAPEPEGVVLYPDHCPSTSSLPGPSYRIQALSETIEHEERAEEAQSPVSGASMGYGSGGSSPDHRHHDVEALGSDDESCDGSSSTRPICDSESVPHQDVWRRSSETLTDGNNAGSQMRSEGSISACLHSQKSSSRMDSAFPHQSGRSSVAVKPTVSGVRPLMEDAGDPDRPEQRRVPQRSHPYLSRVSCPVSRTSAGLQKSASAHSLSSHPGRSLSPSRLRREALLKLSLEKLAPHHASVTAPSSPQPWDSPTQSRVLRSYMSPTTSSMAKTSRSASIGDSLHVGSSSCESLVIPVPCSPSFLTNTPKALPLRAVRPRVCQRRSASSQSLLTDPSSSSSSSSSSSTDLQQTAAHAERPRAAEKADSVASDAPDDQDAPVGLEICRRAAADLCSSVRTATRLYRTLISHDAERSAEQQQMCQLMSDTLLHVRSELDSVSGAVRMEEGKETLALLEQYSQLLLRSVERRLLQDE; encoded by the exons ATGGAGTCTTTCACCATCAAGAGTCGCATTAAGAGTCTCCTGCGCTCGCCGTCCATCAAACTCAGAAAGAGCCGCAGCGACCGCGTCAAAGACAGTCTGTCCAGCAAG GTGACTCTTGAGAAAGTTCTGGGCATCACGACTGCAGGAAACAGTGGTTTGACATGCGATCCTTGTTCAGGGACGGTGGCCTATCCAGCCGG GTGTGTCGTGGTGTTACTGAACCCagccaaaaacacacaacagcatCTCATCAACTCATCCAG GAAGAGCATCAGCACGTTGTCGTTCTCGTCAGACGGCCGGTATCTGGTCACTGGAGAG agCGGTCATCTGGCAGCGGTGCGTGTGTGGGACGTGAGCGAGGGCTCGCTGGTCTCTGAGCTGCTGGAGCACAAGTATGGTGTGTCCTGCGTGGCCTTTTCCCCCAACGGCAAATACATCGTGAGCGTGGGATCTCAGCACGACATGAGCGTCAACCTGTGGGCCTGGAAG AAGAGCGCTCTGATAGCGGTCAACAAGGTGTCCAGTAAGGTGACGGCCGTGTCCTTCTCAGAGGACGGGAATCATTTCGTCACAGCAGGGAACAGACACGTCCGCTTCTGGTATCTGGATCCGTCTCACGCTAATCAG GCGTGTCCCGTGCCGCTGATGGGCCGCTCAGGGCTCCTCGGGGAGCTGCAGAATAACTTCTTCTGTGACGTGGCGTGTGGACGAGGCCTGAGGTCCGACAGCACCTTCTGCGTGACGGCGTCGGGGCTGCTGTGTGAGTTCAACGGCCAGAGGGTTCTGGACCGCTGGGTGCACCTGCAG ACGGGTTCGGCGCGCTCTCTGGCGGTGACGGAGGATCTGATCTTCTGCGGCTGTGGGAACGGGACGGTGCGTGTGTTCGGGGCGTCTGACCTGCGCTTCATCGCCACACTGCCCCGTCCACATCCTCTGGGCATCCAGGTGTCCGCCGCCACACAGCACCG GCATCTGTTCAGCAGAACGCCGGACACCCGCTACCCGGACTCAGTGGCGGTGACCTTTGACCCCGTGAACCGCTGGCTGTCCTGTGTGTATAATGACCACAGTTTATATGTGTGGGACACGAGAGACCTGCGCGGAGTGGGCAAAGTTCACTCAGCGCTTTATCACTCGTCCTGCGTTTGGGATCTGCAG ATGTTTCCGAGTAAGAGCGACGGCTCCAAGCCAGCGTTTGGCTCGTCTGATGCGTTCCTCACGTGTTCGTCTGACGGCTCTGTGCGTCTCTGGAGTTCAGACGGCGTTCCCGGCGGTGACGTCCTGAGTAAC GATCTTCTTCACATCTTCTACATGGAGGACAGCTCCGCCGCCCTGCTGGACGTGGAGGGAACTGCCATCGGTGGCTCAGAGAAAGGCGAGGGATCGAGCGGCGACGGCAGGAGCGGGATCAGAACCATCTGCATCAGTCCGGACGGGACACACCTGGCGTCCGGAGACAGAAATGGCACGCTCAG GATTCATGATCTGACGTGTATGAAGGAGCTGGTGAAGGCTGAGGTCCATGACTCTGAGATCTTATGTCTGGAATACTCCAAACCtccatcag GTGTGAATCTGCTGGCCACTGCGAGTCGAGATCGACTGATCCACGTGCTGGACGCTGAGGAAGACTACAGTCTGCTGCAGACTCTGGACGAGCACTTGTCCTCCATCACGTCTGTCCGCTTCGCTG CCGCCGGTGACGGGACGCTGCGGATCATCAGCTGTGGAGCAGATAAGAGTGTTTACATCCGCACCGCTCACAGG ACGGTCCGAGGAGCTGAATTCAAGCGGACTCATCATGTGGTTCGTAAAGCGACTCCTAATGACATGGATGTGGATCCCTCCTGCAAGTACGCGGCGGTGGGCTGTCAGGACCGCAGCATTCG AGTTATCAGCATCAGCAGCGGCAAACAGAAGAGATCCTTCAGCGGCTCTCAGACTGGAGACGGCGGTTTGCTGAAG GTTCAGATTGATCCGTCAGGTCTGTTTGTGGCCTCCAGCTGCTCTGATAAGAACATCAATCTGATTGACTTCCAGACCGGAGAGAGCCTGGCCACCGTGTTTGGACACTCAG AGAACATCACGGCTCTGAGGTTCAGCAGTGACTGCAGGCGTCTGCTCTCGTCTTCAGCTGACAG CTGTATCTTTGTGTGGCGACTCGCTCCTGAACTCACTATCAATATGAGAGAGAGACTGTCTGTGATCAGACGCCGTGACAGGGCATCAAGCGTCAGGAACAATCCTTTCAG ATGTTCTTCTGTGACTGGATTCACACTGCACAGATCCACATCCATCACGAGCTGCCCATCTGAGAGCGACCGAGAGGAAGATAATGAAGACATGAAGACAGCTGAAGAGACAg GTGCATCTGATGAAACGCACAGGAAG GAGGCGTCTGTAGACTCGAGTGCGTGTGCGGTGGCGTGCCGTCCGCGCAGGCGCTGGTCCTGTCGTGTGGGATCGCTGGAGCTCATGGTGAAGTCTATGCTGGAGCTGCGGCAGCTCGATTCACTCTCTGAAGCTCCAGTCCAGAGCCGAAGCTGCGCTGAACGACTGCGGGACGAGGATCGAGGCAGCACCTCCAGCCTGCAG GATTGGAGTCTCCGGCGTCCTCGTGACTCGGCCTGGCTGGTTCCTGTCGGCGCTCCTGAACCTGAGGGTGTGGTTCTGTACCCGGATCACTGTCCCAGCACCAGCAGCCTGCCTGGACCGTCCTACCGGATACAGGCTCTGTCTGAGACCATCGAACATGAGGAGAGAGCAGAAGAAGCTCAGAGTCCCGTCAGTGGCGCCTCCATGGGCTACGGCAGCGGAGGATCCAGTCCAGACCACCGACACCACG ATGTGGAGGCGCTGGGCTCTGACGATGAATCCTGTGATGGTAGCAGTAGCACACGGCCAATCTGTGATTCTGAGAGTGTTCCGCATCAGGACGTCTGGAGGAGAAGCTCTGAGACGCTGACGGACGGCAACAATGCAG GGTCTCAGATGAGATCTGAAGGAAGCATCTCAGCATGCTTGCACAGCCAGAAGTCCTCTAGCAG GATGGACTCGGCATTTCCTCATCAGTCTGGCAGATCCAGTGTGGCAGTGAAGCCCACGGTCAGCGGCGTCAGGCCCCTGATGGAGGACGCAGGTGACCCCGATCGTCCAGAGCAGCGCCGCGTCCCGCAGAGGAGCCACCCGTACCTGAGCCGCGTCTCCTGCCCCGTCAGCAGGACCTCAGCTGGACTCCAGAAATCTGCTTCAGCACACAGTCTGAGCAGCCACC cAGGAAGGTCCCTGTCTCCGTCGCGTCTGCGGCGAGAGGCGCTGCTGAAGCTCAGTCTGGAGAAGCTCGCCCCTCATCACGCGTCTGTCACAGCGCCGTCCTCCCCTCAGCCGTGGGACAGTCCCACCCAGAGCCGTGTCCTGCGCTCCTACATGAGCCCCACCACCAGCTCCATGGCCAAAACCAGCCGCTCGGCGTCCATCGGGGACAGCCTGCATGTGGGCAGCAGCTCCTGCGAGAGTCTGGTGATCCCTGTGCCGTGCAGCCCGTCCTTCCTCACAAACACTCCCAAAGCCCTTCCCTTGAGAGCCGTCAGACCCCGCGTGTGTCAGCGCAGATCGGCTTCATCTCAGAGCCTTCTCACTGACCCGAGctcttcttcatcctcctcctcctcctccagcacGGACCTCCAGCAGACGGCGGCTCACGCGGAGCGTCCTCGAGCGGCGGAGAAGGCTGACTCTGTGGCGTCTGACGCTCCTGATGATCAAG ACGCACCGGTCGGTCTGGAGATCTGCAGACGGGCCGCAGCTGATCTGTGCAGCAGCGTGAGGACAGCGACACGGCTCTACAGGACG CTCATCTCCCATGATGCCGAGCGCAGTGCGGAGCAGCAGCAGATGTGTCAGCTGATGTCAGACACGCTGCTGCACGTGCGATCGGAGCTGGATTCAGTGTCCGGAGCCGTGAGGATGGAGGAGGGAAAGGAGACGCTCGCGTTACTGGAGCAATACTCACAACTGCTGCTGCGCTCGGTGGAGAGGAGACTCCTTCAGGACGAGTAG